A portion of the Halobacillus ihumii genome contains these proteins:
- a CDS encoding DUF3603 family protein, with product MLYMHDLWVNWFEGEENGYNVCRFHEWRKEDGIEIVDQIPLLLVEDQLYESIENDLQDLPMSLLQDVQKRTYMKKNQERHTIEYAAVVTNGHDVIVFDTLGYTLPVKKSRLIPRQERLVFEMVQGKKPATYKMEEEFTKEYHILSLEPEKMSGLTRRERQLKQLLMMALDQLKHSDYPEEIRYWLTEWNPVEYQSIKELTTDEAWDRLYHGTSHGWTIHHEELCGKLVKGQPFFETIWQGEYQKAEKHIKSQN from the coding sequence ATGCTATATATGCACGATTTATGGGTTAACTGGTTTGAAGGAGAAGAGAATGGTTACAACGTATGCCGATTTCACGAGTGGCGCAAGGAGGATGGAATTGAAATTGTTGATCAAATCCCACTGCTGCTCGTAGAGGATCAGCTTTATGAAAGTATTGAGAATGATCTGCAGGACTTACCCATGTCACTTTTGCAAGATGTACAAAAAAGAACTTATATGAAGAAGAATCAAGAACGGCATACCATTGAATATGCTGCCGTAGTGACGAACGGGCACGATGTCATTGTATTTGATACCTTGGGTTACACACTTCCTGTTAAAAAAAGCAGATTAATTCCGAGACAAGAACGACTGGTTTTTGAAATGGTCCAGGGCAAGAAGCCAGCTACTTACAAAATGGAAGAGGAATTCACCAAAGAATATCATATCCTTTCATTAGAGCCAGAAAAAATGTCAGGCTTAACCAGGCGTGAACGACAGTTGAAGCAATTGTTAATGATGGCCCTTGATCAATTAAAACATTCTGATTATCCTGAAGAAATTCGTTACTGGTTAACAGAATGGAACCCTGTTGAGTATCAGTCGATCAAAGAATTAACGACTGATGAGGCTTGGGACCGTTTGTATCACGGCACATCACATGGCTGGACTATACATCACGAAGAACTCTGCGGGAAACTTGTTAAAGGGCAGCCTTTCTTTGAAACCATTTGGCAAGGGGAATATCAAAAAGCTGAGAAGCATATAAAAAGCCAGAATTGA
- the mobB gene encoding molybdopterin-guanine dinucleotide biosynthesis protein B: MTQAPIFQIVGYKNSGKTTVLCSLIEYGSSMGDQVASIKRHGHPQPLEPMHDHTDSYRLQKAGSFLTGVDSAKSFQLEVNHKQVMPLERLITLYQSFSPDLIMIEGYKKAPFKKAVIIKDETDLSLLELDQVAFVLTWNEEWTRHLDVPVYTMEQWKQSIASIYEIIKRREENE, encoded by the coding sequence ATGACACAGGCGCCAATTTTTCAAATTGTTGGTTATAAAAATAGTGGGAAGACCACGGTTTTATGCTCCCTCATTGAATATGGTTCTTCAATGGGGGATCAAGTAGCCTCTATTAAACGGCACGGTCATCCCCAACCGCTTGAACCGATGCATGACCATACGGATAGTTATCGATTGCAAAAAGCTGGGTCCTTTTTAACAGGAGTGGACAGTGCTAAGAGCTTTCAATTAGAGGTTAATCATAAACAAGTTATGCCGCTTGAGCGGCTGATTACCCTTTATCAATCCTTCAGCCCTGACTTGATCATGATAGAAGGTTATAAAAAAGCACCCTTCAAAAAAGCAGTGATTATAAAGGACGAAACAGATCTTTCTTTACTGGAGCTAGATCAGGTTGCCTTTGTTTTGACTTGGAATGAAGAGTGGACAAGACATCTCGATGTGCCAGTCTATACGATGGAGCAATGGAAACAATCGATTGCGTCTATTTATGAGATCATAAAGAGGAGGGAAGAGAATGAGTAA
- a CDS encoding alpha/beta fold hydrolase, which translates to MISIYRERYKEIPVLVIIEDRKKDEALPVFTYFHGFTSAKEHNLPQAYLLAERGYRVILPDSLYHGERENGISKHALNFKFWDIVHQNLNDLQAIKEELDHRNLIKDRRFGVGGTSMGGVTTSAALTLYPWIQSAAVMMGSPKLVDFAKKLIQDVEKTGIELPIGGEELHQLYQSLETIDLSTQMDKLQDRPLFFWHGDADPVVPFEHSYDFYNQAVEYYRNPENIQFLREAGRDHKVSRFAIKEMVNWIEIVL; encoded by the coding sequence ATGATTAGCATCTATCGAGAACGTTATAAGGAAATTCCAGTGCTGGTAATTATAGAGGATAGGAAGAAAGACGAAGCCTTGCCTGTGTTTACATATTTCCACGGCTTTACATCTGCCAAAGAGCATAATCTTCCGCAAGCTTATTTGCTGGCTGAAAGAGGATATCGTGTCATTTTGCCCGACAGTCTCTATCATGGCGAAAGAGAGAATGGGATTTCCAAACACGCATTAAATTTTAAATTTTGGGATATTGTGCATCAAAATTTAAACGATTTACAAGCTATAAAAGAGGAACTTGACCATCGAAATCTTATTAAAGACCGTCGATTTGGAGTGGGGGGAACGTCAATGGGCGGTGTCACTACAAGCGCAGCCTTAACCCTTTATCCGTGGATTCAATCGGCTGCTGTAATGATGGGTTCACCTAAACTTGTCGACTTTGCCAAAAAGTTAATCCAAGACGTCGAAAAGACGGGGATTGAGCTGCCGATTGGCGGGGAAGAATTGCATCAGCTCTATCAATCGCTGGAAACCATCGATTTATCTACACAAATGGACAAGCTGCAAGACCGTCCATTATTTTTCTGGCATGGTGATGCTGATCCCGTTGTACCATTTGAGCATTCGTATGATTTCTATAATCAGGCAGTTGAATATTATAGGAATCCTGAGAATATACAATTTCTTCGCGAAGCTGGCCGTGACCATAAGGTAAGCCGTTTTGCCATTAAAGAGATGGTGAACTGGATCGAAATTGTTCTCTAG
- a CDS encoding LCP family protein, with protein MTAKRSTRRRKRRLRKRRVFVAALLLVFITSIGYAGYEYMMGKQDSLGKVSGENGEVQLEEMSSKYKEAFEGVDNHDGVTNVLLLGVDQRGSETPRSDTIMIAQYDPENETARLVSIMRDTYVNIPGHGYNKINAAFAFGGPELLRKTIVENFGVKPEYYAIIDFDGFTHIVNTLAPNGVKVDIEKDMHYNGGKDTNIDLKAGTQRLNGDELLGYARYRGDARGDFARVERQQKVIKLLKDELLSFSGVLKAPRLIGTIQPYVDTNMGTSKILSLGKDFILNPPKDIETLSVPTDDNVWNQRKPFPVGLVLAHDEQETAQTIQEFLE; from the coding sequence ATGACAGCTAAACGCTCCACGCGCAGACGGAAACGGCGTCTTCGCAAGAGAAGGGTGTTCGTAGCTGCATTACTCCTAGTTTTTATTACATCTATAGGTTATGCAGGTTATGAATATATGATGGGAAAACAGGATTCCCTCGGAAAAGTCTCCGGTGAAAATGGAGAAGTTCAACTAGAAGAAATGTCTAGTAAATATAAAGAAGCCTTCGAAGGCGTTGACAATCATGACGGGGTCACCAATGTCCTGTTGTTGGGTGTTGACCAGCGAGGCAGTGAAACACCGAGGTCAGATACAATTATGATTGCCCAATATGATCCTGAGAATGAGACAGCTAGACTTGTTTCGATCATGAGGGATACCTACGTGAATATCCCTGGTCATGGATATAATAAAATTAATGCTGCCTTTGCATTTGGCGGACCCGAATTACTTCGGAAAACGATTGTAGAGAACTTTGGGGTAAAACCTGAATACTACGCTATCATTGACTTCGACGGTTTTACACACATTGTAAATACACTAGCTCCAAATGGTGTAAAAGTTGATATTGAAAAGGATATGCACTACAACGGCGGGAAAGACACAAACATCGATCTTAAAGCAGGTACTCAGCGATTAAATGGGGATGAGCTGCTTGGGTATGCCCGCTACCGCGGAGATGCCAGAGGAGACTTTGCCCGTGTTGAACGACAGCAAAAGGTTATTAAACTATTAAAAGATGAACTTTTATCATTTAGTGGTGTATTAAAAGCACCTCGCTTGATCGGCACGATTCAGCCGTATGTGGATACAAATATGGGAACGTCTAAGATTCTGTCACTTGGAAAAGACTTTATTCTGAATCCACCGAAAGATATTGAAACCTTATCTGTTCCGACGGATGACAATGTGTGGAACCAGCGCAAGCCTTTCCCAGTTGGACTAGTACTCGCACATGATGAGCAGGAAACAGCTCAAACCATTCAAGAATTTCTCGAATAA
- the trpS gene encoding tryptophan--tRNA ligase: MKTIFSGIQPSGTLTLGNYLGAMKHFVDLQDEYNCYFCIVDEHAITVPQERLKLRDNIKSLAALYVASGIDVNKSTLFIQSEVSAHTQLGWMLQCVSYIGELERMTQFKDKSQGGKEGVTSGLLTYPPLMAADILLYKTDIVPVGEDQKQHLELTRNLAQRFNNKYNDIFTVPEVRIPKSGARIMSLQEPTKKMSKSDTNQKAFISMLDDEKKITKKIKSAVTDSEGIVEYDKENKPGIANLLTIYSVCSGISVAELEEKYKDAGYGQFKADVAEAVVATLKPIQERYEQLIDSAELDDMLDQGADHASFHAEKMLKKAKKAMGLGRVKKK, translated from the coding sequence ATGAAAACAATTTTCTCAGGAATTCAACCTAGTGGAACACTGACGTTAGGAAACTACTTAGGCGCCATGAAGCATTTTGTCGATTTACAGGATGAGTACAATTGCTACTTCTGTATTGTCGATGAACATGCCATTACGGTTCCACAGGAGCGACTAAAGTTACGAGACAATATTAAGTCGCTGGCAGCCTTATATGTTGCTTCTGGAATCGATGTAAACAAATCTACACTGTTTATTCAATCAGAGGTTTCTGCGCATACCCAGCTTGGCTGGATGCTGCAATGTGTAAGTTACATCGGAGAGCTTGAACGCATGACCCAGTTCAAAGATAAATCACAAGGTGGTAAAGAAGGAGTGACATCAGGACTGCTTACCTATCCTCCATTAATGGCAGCTGATATTTTGTTATATAAAACGGATATCGTTCCTGTGGGAGAGGATCAAAAGCAACATCTAGAATTAACCCGAAACCTGGCGCAGCGGTTCAACAATAAATATAATGATATTTTTACCGTGCCAGAAGTACGAATTCCTAAATCAGGCGCTCGAATTATGTCACTTCAAGAGCCAACGAAAAAAATGAGCAAGTCTGACACCAACCAGAAAGCGTTCATTTCCATGCTTGATGATGAGAAGAAGATTACTAAAAAGATTAAAAGTGCCGTGACCGATTCTGAGGGGATAGTGGAATATGATAAGGAAAATAAACCAGGGATCGCGAACTTACTTACCATTTATTCGGTCTGTTCTGGCATTTCTGTTGCAGAACTTGAAGAAAAATACAAGGATGCCGGCTATGGGCAATTTAAAGCCGATGTCGCTGAAGCTGTTGTCGCCACTTTGAAACCTATCCAAGAGCGTTACGAACAGCTAATCGATTCTGCTGAGCTGGATGACATGCTAGATCAGGGGGCTGATCATGCGAGTTTCCATGCAGAAAAAATGTTGAAGAAAGCGAAGAAGGCTATGGGACTCGGCCGGGTGAAGAAAAAATAG
- the moaD gene encoding molybdopterin converting factor subunit 1: protein MNRILLFAGLQEKAGQESIELEAAGQTIEEIKKKIGQRYQLDRLHEAMTAVNEEYAGNDHKIVDGDVIAFIPPVSGG from the coding sequence ATGAATCGAATTTTATTATTTGCTGGATTGCAAGAGAAGGCGGGACAGGAAAGTATTGAGTTGGAGGCAGCAGGGCAAACAATTGAAGAAATCAAGAAGAAGATCGGACAGCGCTATCAGCTTGATCGTCTCCATGAAGCTATGACGGCGGTTAACGAGGAGTATGCAGGCAACGATCACAAAATTGTTGATGGAGATGTGATTGCTTTCATCCCGCCTGTAAGCGGAGGATAA
- a CDS encoding undecaprenyl-diphosphate phosphatase, with translation MQEFFLILKYLFLGLFQGITEPIPISSSGHLVIVQHLMNLEIEGFGFLVLVNFGSLIAVLMIYWDDIVRLFKNGIGYLITKDSRQKDDFDFVLYLIIGTVPAGVLGILFKDVFDRLKTVEVVAIALIITGFALWIIRNIRGVKNDGMITWKDALIVGLAQAVALVPGISRSGATIVAAMLIGMKQQTALRFSFLLYVPVSLGTMLLSVGDLMGDDLSTLWLPYLLAFIGSIFASYISLKWFMNIMAQGNLKYFAIYCFIVGGLVLIFL, from the coding sequence ATGCAAGAATTTTTTCTAATATTAAAGTATTTGTTTCTCGGATTATTCCAGGGGATTACAGAACCAATCCCGATTTCGTCGAGTGGCCACCTTGTCATTGTGCAACATTTGATGAACTTGGAAATTGAGGGATTCGGCTTTTTAGTACTCGTGAATTTCGGATCGCTCATTGCCGTCCTTATGATCTATTGGGATGATATCGTCCGCTTATTTAAAAATGGAATCGGTTATTTGATTACCAAGGATTCTCGGCAAAAGGATGATTTTGACTTTGTGCTTTACTTGATCATTGGGACCGTGCCAGCGGGTGTCCTGGGTATATTATTTAAAGATGTATTTGATCGATTAAAAACGGTCGAAGTCGTTGCGATTGCTTTAATTATCACCGGGTTCGCGCTTTGGATTATCCGTAATATCCGCGGTGTCAAAAACGATGGAATGATAACATGGAAAGATGCCTTAATCGTTGGTTTGGCTCAGGCTGTCGCATTAGTTCCAGGCATCAGCCGGTCAGGGGCTACAATCGTCGCCGCCATGCTGATCGGCATGAAACAGCAAACGGCACTGCGGTTCTCCTTCCTACTCTATGTTCCGGTTAGTTTAGGAACGATGCTTTTATCAGTAGGCGATTTAATGGGGGACGACCTTTCAACCCTTTGGCTGCCTTATCTGTTAGCCTTTATCGGCTCGATTTTTGCTTCTTACATTTCATTGAAATGGTTCATGAACATTATGGCCCAAGGAAACTTAAAATACTTCGCGATCTATTGTTTTATCGTCGGAGGATTGGTATTGATTTTCCTTTAA
- a CDS encoding beta-ketoacyl-ACP synthase III: MNAGIIGTGHYVPEKVLTNHDMEKIVDTSDEWIRTRTGIEERRIASDDMDTSDLAFRAAENALKDADVKAEDLDMILVATVTPDQPFPSVSNMLQHRLGATKAASMDVAAACSGFMYGLITAKQFIENGSYENVLVIGVEKLSKITNWEDRNTCVLFGDAAGAAIVGPVSDGKGILSFELGSDGSGGPHLYQGKEDDLLYMNGREVFKFAVRQMPESSVNVVKKIGLSEQDVDYLIPHQANIRIMEAARQRLGVPEEKMATAVKRYGNTSSASIPLALSEEVKAGKIKENDLVVLVGFGGGLTWGAVALRWGK, encoded by the coding sequence ATGAATGCTGGAATCATCGGAACTGGCCATTATGTACCAGAAAAGGTACTGACCAATCATGACATGGAGAAAATTGTGGATACTAGTGATGAATGGATTCGGACACGTACTGGAATAGAGGAAAGAAGAATTGCATCTGATGATATGGACACATCTGATCTAGCGTTTCGTGCCGCAGAGAATGCTCTTAAGGATGCAGATGTGAAAGCAGAGGATTTGGACATGATTTTAGTGGCTACAGTAACACCTGATCAGCCTTTTCCATCTGTCTCCAACATGCTTCAGCATCGCTTAGGTGCCACTAAAGCAGCATCTATGGATGTAGCAGCAGCATGCTCAGGCTTTATGTATGGTCTTATTACAGCCAAACAGTTTATCGAAAATGGATCCTATGAAAATGTTCTCGTTATCGGAGTAGAAAAACTTTCTAAAATAACGAATTGGGAGGACAGAAATACATGTGTTCTTTTCGGTGATGCCGCTGGAGCAGCGATTGTAGGTCCTGTAAGTGATGGAAAAGGTATTTTATCCTTTGAATTAGGTTCAGACGGCAGTGGAGGACCTCATTTGTATCAAGGTAAAGAAGATGATTTACTGTATATGAATGGAAGAGAAGTTTTTAAATTTGCTGTTAGGCAAATGCCTGAGTCTTCAGTAAATGTCGTGAAGAAAATTGGGTTAAGTGAACAGGATGTAGACTACCTAATTCCACACCAGGCGAATATTCGTATTATGGAAGCAGCAAGGCAGCGGCTTGGTGTTCCGGAAGAGAAAATGGCTACAGCTGTCAAGAGGTATGGAAATACATCATCAGCTTCGATACCGCTGGCTTTGTCAGAAGAAGTAAAAGCAGGTAAAATAAAAGAAAATGATCTTGTCGTACTTGTAGGATTTGGTGGCGGACTTACTTGGGGCGCCGTTGCTCTCAGGTGGGGTAAGTAA
- a CDS encoding molybdenum cofactor biosynthesis protein MoaE, whose amino-acid sequence MSKPFWITDEPISVEEVVQLVSRREAGAINTFIGTVREFTYGRQTLHLEYQAYRSMAEKKLEQLGMEIEERWPDAKAAIVHRIGRLDIEDVAVVIAVSTPHRADSYEASRYAIERIKEMVPIWKKEHWEDGDAWIGDQTETNPYPEGAPQKEDLK is encoded by the coding sequence ATGAGTAAGCCGTTTTGGATAACCGATGAACCCATTTCAGTAGAAGAGGTCGTCCAGCTTGTTTCACGGCGTGAAGCGGGAGCGATCAATACGTTTATTGGGACAGTGCGGGAATTTACATATGGAAGGCAAACGCTTCACCTTGAATATCAAGCGTATCGTTCCATGGCTGAAAAGAAACTTGAGCAATTAGGTATGGAAATCGAAGAACGCTGGCCGGATGCGAAAGCAGCTATCGTCCACCGAATTGGCCGCTTAGATATAGAAGATGTTGCGGTCGTCATTGCTGTTTCGACACCGCATCGAGCGGATTCTTATGAAGCAAGCCGCTATGCTATCGAGAGAATTAAAGAGATGGTTCCAATTTGGAAAAAAGAGCACTGGGAAGATGGGGATGCCTGGATCGGCGATCAAACAGAAACGAACCCATACCCTGAAGGCGCACCGCAAAAGGAGGATTTGAAATGA
- a CDS encoding YjzD family protein codes for MRYVWTVVWAFLLSLMTAYVISNMTGSDFSFLQTVVMTIVFSGTAFALGEGLIKEEA; via the coding sequence ATGCGTTATGTGTGGACAGTGGTTTGGGCTTTCCTATTAAGCCTAATGACTGCATATGTCATTAGTAATATGACGGGATCGGATTTTTCTTTCCTTCAAACGGTTGTAATGACGATTGTGTTCAGTGGAACAGCTTTTGCGCTAGGTGAAGGTTTAATTAAAGAAGAGGCTTAA
- a CDS encoding BMP family ABC transporter substrate-binding protein yields MRIYSSLLILILALMLLTGCQYAFVSGHTDKVGMLVETTIHDQAWGQQGYKGLQLIQEEYGVDVYFKEGVKTAPQTAQAVAELVDKGATVIFGHSSVYGNYFRDLHEAYPDVHFIYFNGQFSADNVTSLNFSADAMGFFGGMVAGKMTETNKVGLVAAFEWQPEVEGFYEGVKFQNPDAEVEIAFTNSWEDTEKALALYRQMEEDGADVFYPAGDIFNIPMIRAAQDDGHYAIGYVSDQSSIARNTVLTSTVQRVDRVYNVAMNRYVEGELPGDVLSFDFQEGAIEMGAYSPMVPAEFQQKMEKVVQKYKKTGQLPGQ; encoded by the coding sequence TTGAGAATATATTCTAGTTTACTAATTCTAATCCTGGCATTGATGCTGCTGACAGGGTGTCAGTATGCGTTTGTGTCTGGTCATACAGATAAAGTCGGCATGCTTGTGGAAACAACGATACACGATCAGGCATGGGGGCAGCAAGGATATAAAGGGTTACAATTGATCCAGGAAGAATATGGGGTGGATGTGTACTTCAAAGAAGGGGTGAAAACGGCACCACAAACTGCTCAGGCTGTAGCTGAACTGGTTGATAAAGGCGCAACCGTTATATTCGGTCATAGTAGTGTGTATGGAAATTATTTTAGAGACCTTCATGAGGCTTACCCTGATGTGCATTTTATTTACTTCAATGGCCAATTTTCGGCAGACAATGTAACTAGTTTAAATTTTAGTGCAGATGCTATGGGGTTTTTTGGAGGCATGGTTGCTGGCAAAATGACGGAAACGAATAAAGTTGGCTTAGTAGCAGCATTCGAATGGCAGCCAGAGGTAGAGGGATTCTATGAAGGAGTAAAATTCCAAAATCCTGATGCTGAAGTGGAGATTGCTTTTACAAATAGCTGGGAAGACACGGAAAAGGCGCTAGCTTTATATCGGCAAATGGAAGAGGATGGAGCGGACGTGTTTTACCCAGCAGGCGACATCTTTAACATTCCTATGATCCGTGCAGCTCAGGATGATGGACACTATGCAATTGGCTATGTATCTGACCAATCTTCCATAGCTCGGAATACGGTGTTGACTAGTACAGTACAGCGCGTTGATCGCGTATATAATGTGGCCATGAACCGCTATGTAGAAGGAGAACTCCCGGGCGATGTCCTGAGCTTCGATTTTCAGGAAGGGGCCATTGAGATGGGAGCCTACAGCCCGATGGTTCCAGCAGAGTTTCAACAAAAGATGGAGAAGGTCGTACAAAAATATAAAAAAACCGGGCAACTTCCTGGACAATAA
- a CDS encoding metal-sulfur cluster assembly factor, with product MDTALEENIMGALENVIDPELGIDIVNLGLVYGADMDDNGNTTVTMTLTAMGCPLAGHIEQDVKRVLADLPEVNEITVNIVWNPPWTKDRMSRYAKIALGIPD from the coding sequence GTGGATACAGCACTTGAAGAAAATATCATGGGTGCCCTGGAGAATGTGATTGACCCTGAACTTGGGATTGATATCGTAAATCTCGGCCTCGTTTATGGTGCCGACATGGATGATAATGGAAATACAACTGTAACAATGACATTAACTGCAATGGGCTGCCCTTTGGCAGGTCACATCGAACAAGATGTGAAACGAGTCCTTGCTGATCTTCCAGAGGTAAACGAAATAACCGTTAATATCGTTTGGAATCCGCCTTGGACAAAAGACCGTATGAGCCGTTATGCAAAAATAGCTCTCGGTATTCCGGATTGA
- the fabF gene encoding beta-ketoacyl-ACP synthase II: MDKRRVVITGMGAVSPVGNSVDEMWKNIKAGYSGVGEITKVNKEDYPVSVAAELKDFDPSSYIDRKEVRRMDPFVQYAMVASHMAVEDAGLEINEDNATRTGVWIGSGIGGMNTYESQFETFQKKGYRRVSPFFIPMMIPDMAAGQVSIALGAKGINSCTVTACASGANSIGDAFKVIQRGDADIMISGGTEAPMNKMSFAGFASARALSLNEDPNTASRPFDQNRDGFVMGEGAGILVLETLESAKKRGAKIYGELTGYGATGDAHHITAPAPEGEGATRAMNQALNDANISPEAVDYVNAHGTSTDLNDKFETIAAKSVFKDHAYNLSMSSTKSMTGHLLGAAGAVESIISLLAINEGIMPPTINYETPDPECDLDYVPNEAREKVLDIVMSNSLGFGGHNASLIFQKYND, translated from the coding sequence ATGGATAAACGTCGTGTCGTCATTACCGGCATGGGGGCAGTCTCGCCTGTCGGTAACTCAGTCGATGAAATGTGGAAAAATATTAAAGCCGGGTACTCAGGCGTCGGTGAAATAACCAAAGTGAATAAGGAAGATTACCCTGTCAGCGTTGCTGCAGAGTTAAAAGATTTTGATCCATCGTCATATATCGATCGCAAGGAAGTACGCCGGATGGATCCTTTTGTGCAATATGCTATGGTCGCTTCGCATATGGCTGTCGAGGATGCCGGATTAGAAATTAATGAAGACAATGCCACTAGAACGGGTGTATGGATTGGTTCTGGCATTGGTGGTATGAACACGTACGAATCACAGTTTGAAACGTTCCAGAAAAAAGGATATCGTCGTGTCAGCCCATTCTTTATTCCGATGATGATTCCAGATATGGCTGCTGGACAAGTTTCGATTGCGCTAGGGGCCAAAGGAATTAACTCCTGTACGGTAACAGCTTGTGCTTCAGGAGCAAATTCGATCGGAGATGCTTTTAAAGTGATTCAGCGTGGAGATGCGGATATTATGATATCAGGCGGGACTGAAGCCCCTATGAACAAAATGTCCTTTGCCGGATTCGCTTCCGCTCGTGCTCTTTCTTTAAATGAAGACCCGAATACAGCCAGCCGCCCTTTTGACCAAAATCGAGATGGATTCGTCATGGGAGAAGGCGCCGGCATTTTAGTTTTGGAGACGCTTGAATCCGCTAAGAAACGTGGAGCTAAAATCTACGGAGAGCTGACAGGCTATGGTGCCACAGGAGATGCTCATCACATCACGGCTCCTGCCCCAGAAGGAGAGGGAGCGACACGTGCTATGAATCAGGCACTGAATGATGCAAACATCAGCCCTGAAGCAGTGGATTATGTGAATGCTCACGGAACATCAACAGATCTCAATGATAAATTTGAAACAATAGCAGCGAAGTCTGTATTTAAAGATCATGCTTACAACTTATCGATGTCCTCAACGAAGTCGATGACAGGGCATTTATTGGGGGCTGCCGGAGCAGTGGAATCAATTATTTCGCTGTTGGCTATTAATGAAGGAATTATGCCTCCAACCATTAATTATGAAACCCCAGATCCTGAATGTGACCTGGATTATGTACCGAATGAAGCGCGAGAGAAAGTGTTAGACATTGTAATGAGCAACTCTCTTGGTTTCGGAGGTCATAATGCCTCCCTTATTTTCCAAAAATATAACGATTAA
- a CDS encoding DUF3899 domain-containing protein: MSIVRSKWTSVFLNLFLCTIFFFIWAPAANLHHFINFLFYFTCFYLFTGLILWVVRGGLFNGITFGMRRFISQMSRNKDYLDDWKERPLPSETIHRSLPGFFLFQGTILAIFSIILLIVYYR, translated from the coding sequence ATGAGCATCGTTCGCAGCAAATGGACGAGTGTGTTCTTAAACTTGTTCTTATGTACGATCTTTTTTTTCATCTGGGCCCCAGCTGCTAATCTTCATCATTTTATAAACTTTTTATTTTATTTTACCTGTTTTTATTTATTTACAGGGTTGATTCTATGGGTTGTACGTGGAGGATTATTCAATGGGATAACGTTCGGTATGCGCCGATTTATCAGTCAAATGTCCCGAAACAAAGATTATCTTGATGACTGGAAAGAACGTCCTCTTCCTTCCGAAACCATTCATCGCTCCTTACCTGGTTTCTTCTTATTTCAGGGGACCATATTAGCGATATTTTCCATTATCTTGTTGATCGTGTATTATAGGTAA